The Candidatus Obscuribacterales bacterium region AGCTCATTATAGGTGCTTGGATCGTGAAAGCCCACATCTAACAGCAGCGGTAGCGGCACCTCTCCGTGGTGGCATTGAATGATGCGAGCGCCATCTTTGATGTCGTGGATGTGCTGTTCTAGAGCATCTACCTGTTCAACTGAGACTAAATCTGTTTTGTTGAGTAAAATAATATCGCCATAGATCACCTGTTTGAGTGCCGCCTCGCTCTCAAAATGGCTGGGGGTAAACTCTGAGGCATCGACTAAGGTAATCACGGAGTCTAGACGAGTCATATCCCGCAGCTCCGTTCCTAGGAAGGTCAGCATAATCGGCAGTGGCTCAGCAATGCCGGTGGTTTCAATCACCAGATAATCAATTCGATCGGTTCGCTCTAGAACATTGTAGACAGCTTCAACGAGACCATCATTGATGGTGCAACAGATACAGCCATTGCTCAACTGCACCATATCCTGATCGACGGAGACGAGCAGTTGGCTATC contains the following coding sequences:
- a CDS encoding GTP-binding protein, with the translated sequence DSQLLVSVDQDMVQLSNGCICCTINDGLVEAVYNVLERTDRIDYLVIETTGIAEPLPIMLTFLGTELRDMTRLDSVITLVDASEFTPSHFESEAALKQVIYGDIILLNKTDLVSVEQVDALEQHIHDIKDGARIIQCHHGEVPLPLLLDVGFHDPSTYNELISLDEPAPAHDHGQSHHHDHDAHAHHDHTHHGEDHHDHADPRHSHHLENDGFVSVSFKSDRPFSLRKFEDFLNRLPIDIFRAKGLLWFAESQHKHIFQLSGKRCTLDVEPWNSSPYANQLVFIGRRLDAEQLRQELMDCQASDMITPILLR